The nucleotide sequence TAAAATctaaagtatttatgtatataaTGGCTAACCTACTACTCTTATAACTAATATATGATATCATTTGGACGAGTAACTTCATCATCAAGATCTTTACAAATAAAACTGTAGCAACATATATGCTCACTTAATCAAACTCCATCTTGATATATTCATACCTCTGTTGTCGTTTGTAGCCTTGTAATATCTGGATATTTCTATGTAACAATCCAGATAACACAATTGCAGTTATTGCAGTATAATGTATCCACAAAATCACATAATTATTACATTACTCAAATAAAGTATAACTACAATAATTTCCAAAAGACAAAATTAGTAAAATTATGAATTCATCACTTAGAAAGTTGGAAGGAAAACTAGTAAACCTATGAATCCTCAAACTAATTTCCTTATGTTGTTCTTATCCAACTGCTGCCTGGAAGTTTTTTCAGTTTCTTTTTCTTCATCGCTCGTTTAACCTTCGCAGCACATCCCCAGCTACCCGTATCTGCATACAAACCCGACAACAATAAACTACTGCCTGCACTCTCAGGCTCCAGCTCAGCAACATGCTTAGCCGCCACCTCAGCAAGACCAACATTGCCATGAAGTTTACAACCACCCAACAATGCACCCCAAACATACACATCAGGCTCAATATGCATCTCATTAATCATCTCATGGGCCTCAACCAATTTCCCTTCTTGGCCCAGCAAATGCACCATACATGCGTAATGCTCTAATCTTGGTTCAATCTTGTAATCCTCTTGCATAACAACATTAAAAATGTGTTTACCAAGATTAAGCATCCCAGATTGGCTACACGCGGTTAAAACTGCAGTAAAAGTTAAATGATCAAGGTCAATTTTTTCATCAACCATTTGATTGAATAGCTTAATCGCTTCACTAAAATACCCGTTATTTGCAAATCCAAATATCATCGAGTTCCAAGTGATTGTGTTTCTTTCAGGCGTGTTGTTGAAAAGCGTACTGGCTTCGTTTATGAAGCCACATTTAGCGTACATGTCTATAAGCGAACTACGAACAAAAACATCCTTTTCAACTCCAATAACCAATGTATACCCATGAATCTGTTTCCCACGCGCCGAATCTGTTTCCATTGCACAAGCAGACATAAGCGTACTAATTGTAGCTGAAGTAGGTTTAATCCCTGTAGCCAACATTTTCTTAAACCTATCAGAAGCTTCACGAAACCGAAAATTGCGAACGAATCCAGATATTACTGAAGTCCAAGAAACGACATCAGGAACGACCCCATCATCTTGCATCAATTTGAAAAGCTTACAGACAGTTGAATCATCGTTAGCTTGTGAATAAGCGGCGATTAATGTATTCCATGTCACCAAGTTCGGATAAATTCCCATGGATCGTGTTTTTTCAACCAAAACTAATGCCGCGTTCATGTACCCATGTTGAACATAGCCTGCAACCATAGTATTCATAGCAACCAAATCCACTTCCACCATCGAATCAAACACTCTTCTCGCGTTACCAATTCTCCCACATCTCGAGTACATATCAATCAACGCACTGCAAACAAACACATCACACTCAAATTCTTGTTTCAAAACAACACCATGTAAAACCTCTCCCATTTTTCGATCCAACAAATGCCCACATGCTTTCAAAACACTCGGTAAAACAAACTTATTGGGTTCCAATCTTTGTCTTAGCATCTCACAAAACACAGCCATGGTCTCATGGTGGAACCCGTGACGTGCATACGCACCTACCAGAACAATCCAACGACGAGCGGTTCGTTTAGGAATTTCATCGAACAGTTTGCGTGCATCAGGTATTTGTCGGCATTGGGTGTAGAAAGCTATGAGCTTTGAGGCAATGTAGGTGGAACGAGCTAACCCATTGATGATTAAGTGAGCATGTAGCCGTTTGCCTGATTGTAGTGATTGATTTCGAGCGTGGGTTTGGATGATGTTTGCGTACACATCGGAAGCTGATTGAGAAGAATGAAAGCAGTGCATAGGAAATATAAAGCCCAGTGTTCATTTCAGTAGGAAAAGGGTTGGTTAATTAGTTGAAATAAGTGGTTTCATTGTTTGCTTGATGATATCTTATTTTGGCTTTCGAAATGAAAGAAGGTGAAATATCACTGGAACAATTATTTTAGTGCAACTAATTATCGATAAAATATAAACCGATTTTATTGAGTCTTATATGTAAGAGCGATGATATTTTCTAAATAAACTCATCattatttattacatatatataaatataaatataaatatttagacGCAAAGAGGACGACTCTTATGAGCATTCACTGTGATAGGGTGTTGTCCTAAAATTATtgaagtttaaactatgaatgggcTAATCAACCTTGAAATATCTATTTTGGTTTTATTTACTAGAGGATCATGTCATATGTTCAATATTGCTTGCAACATATTATGAACAAAAAGATTTATTTATTCATTGGATTACACGCGAGCTATATAAAATTGAATCTTAAGTTTTCTTCGCTACTATACTGAATCATttatataacattattatttttatcatatatgtgaATAATTGTACCCCTATGATTTGCACGCATAAAAAAGCTTCTACATAACGAAAGAGACACTTAAAAGGCATAAAAAACGACGGTGAAAACATTTTATGAATAAATATGTTCAACGTTTTCTGACAAGAAACATACTCTAAATAACAATTCATGCCGACCAACATTTTGTGCAAGCCCTGAAGGCTACCTTTTATACTTAAGTTTACTTCTGTTTTTGTTATAGCATGTCACTTTTAGCGAGCCGTttggtgttaaaatacaatgcaaatttagaataatatggaattagtaaatgtatatgggtaaaatgtctagatattaatatgtataagaaaatatctagatattagaatatgagagaaaaatctagaaatagaaatgtaaaagaaaaatctagatatttgtaggttgtagaaatatctagatatttatatatccatggaaatatctaggttctagaatgttccatggagtagtataaatatgggaggagatttcatttgtggtgtgtgaagttgtgagagtgaaataagaagtgagttgtgaagaagagaagaagagtgtgagttagcgaaagtagagaagataaagtttgtaagtaatattgtaattgtaatttaatacaagtggttttgttaagtttcccgatcaagccttagtttgtgtttaagttcttagtgcacttttgttgttcttattatatggtcggctctgccgcctaagtaatacatggtcggttataccgcctaaagatatatggtcgacactgtcgcctaagtacattgtgcactaaggatttataaaattaaaggctaaccaacgtcaaagtgttggtgtagtgagtctagtatattctaggtcctctatagtgggtgtgtagGTTGGGTGTATCGGTTTAAATGTTCCTTCATTTATTAACGAAGGTTTCATAATTTTAATGGTAATCGATATTTTtagcaaaaaaaaaacaaaaatacaaacaccattaactttttttttaacagcaattgggatcacccgagagggactaaaccacccgttatgatcatctcccgttttgactatgccgatgcagcgataataacccgacTCAATCGCTATCTGAGAGGAAACCTTGAAGCCTAACTAAAACCACCGTCAAGTAAAAAAACCCCTCTTTACCCCCCAAACCATACGAAAAAGGTGTCATGCGTCAGGGATGAAGTTGACCTGTGTTATCTGCTCAATTAACCCACACCATATAACCATTGTACACGTTTACACCACCATCCCTACACTCACAACACAAACCCCTGAAATTTGGCGTGTAATCTATACAAGGTTATGACTTGATGAATATGAATGTATCTTTATCCCCAAATCTGAAACCCTTAAACTTGAATTCTTCCTATATCCCTTCCTTTATACAAAATCAACCATCTTTTTCGATACCCATTTGCAGATTTGGGTTATATAGCAATCATCTCAATTCTAGTTCCATAAATTTTCAACCTTTTTTCACACCCAGCTACAGATATTTAATTAGAATAAAAAGAAGAAATTACAATATTACCATTGTGAGAGCTAGTGGTAGTAAAGAGTCACCTTATGAAGTATTGGGAGTTTCATCATCTGCTACTCCTGCTGAAATCAAAAGGGCTTACAGAAAACTTGCTTTAAAGTATCACCCTGATGTTAATAAAGAGGTATATATTGTTGTTTTTCATTAAAAAATGTTGATTTTGAATTGGTGGTGCATATGCTTTATTTGTTTTTACTAGATTATCATTAGCTGTGAGTAAAGGTTTTGCACTTTTGCCTAATGCTTTTTTGTAATTTTGCTTTAATGCCATGATTGTATATTACTATAAGGATTAAGGGCTAAGTGCACATACATGTAACCAGCTTATCCTGAATATTTGTTGTGTGTAATGTGCTTTCAAATGATTTTTGTGTGATCAAAATTTTCAATTGTTGTTATTGTATGTATATCAGTGTCTACAACTTGTGATCTGACGATATGGCACTGGTTAACAAGTATTCGCGATAAGTTAGATACATTTCGATGCACTAAGCTGTTAGACTAAAACTAAGCGATGAAATGTAAATAGTTAATGGAATTTGTTGAACATTGTATCCAAAGGAGAACACATAATGCCTTTTTATCTTATATTAAGTTGTGTTTGTACATATGTATTGAACATATTCAGGATATTTGCAGCTAAAAAGATACATTAAATCTAGAATTATATAAGTGCATAGTGTGGATAAGCTGAATATAGAGGAGATGACTAGGGCTTTGACTTTTTTGGTTTGACAAATATTTGAAATCTTGATATTCAGGCTAATGCACAAGAGAAATTTTTGAGGATAAAACATGCATACAATACAGTGATGAACTCAGATTCAAGGAAGAAGTATGACTCTGGAAACCGTACATATGAAGCGTCTAATTACAAGCGTACTGAAGATGAAGAGTTTTATGGTTTTGGTAAATTTGTTTTCACTTTGAAAAGTTTATTGTTTTCGTATTTGCTTTCTTTTATAATTGACCACTAAAGCAACAAGTATAGTTACTCATTTTTTACCAAATAACGTttgtttcttttttcttttttatgcATTTGGTATATTTAATATGTCATATGTCATACCCATTATTGGCTTGCTTCAATCAGATAATGCATGTGCACAACATAGTTTATCATATCGAAATGCCTTTGCTTGATATTAAATGCTCTAGAAACTGATATAAAACGAGCGGGGCCTTAATCTTTGAGATGATCAAGCTTCAATATACTATCCTCATACATTAACCCGTTTAAACTGCAGGTAATTTTATGAGGGATGTTCAGATATCATTAGGTAGACAAATCCTTCACGAACATGGCAAAAGTTACCATTTTGGGCAAAGCTCGCTATCTTTAAGATAAAATCTAGGTTTATTTTGTTCTTGAAATCTCGATTTGCTTGTTTTAGGGGACTTCCTTAAAGATCTGCAAGAAGAATTTAAGAACTGGGAAGCGGCTACACCTTCACAAACAAAACCAAAGAGCTTGTGGGAGGAACTATCAGTAAGAAAATTTTATACATTTGTTTTCATTTATTTTTCAATAATTAATGTGTTAAATGTGGTAGTAACAAAATAATCTTACTTTTTCATTGAATTTTGTTAGGAGGTTTTTGTACATTCTAATACACTTCAGATGACCTTTAGCTCTTAACATTTTCAACCCATTTAACTTATCTCCTTTTTAGTTGAATCATgtaccttaactcatttgacccgtAGGAAATGAAACATAACCCAAATCAACTCATTAAGTAAATAAGTTAAAATTGTTACCTCTAGGTTAATGAACAATATTCATTTTTTGTTCCATTTGATAGGAAATTGGGGAAGAATTTGTCGAGTTTCTTGAAAAGGAGCTGAACATCACGGATACCGAAGATGAAACAACGAGAAGATACAAAGAACCTACAACTTCCAGTAATGGTAGACCTGCAAATGGTGCTAAAAGTGAAGGTAATAAGGGAAGCAGTATTGAAGACAACATAGATGAAATTGAAGCTGCACTTGCTCAATTAAAAAAGGAATTAGGGTTATGATTTTTTATTCAAAAAGTAGCACTTATATGAATGTTGTAAGTTCTTTGATTGTGTTCTATGGATCTGCAAATGCAGGTGAAGTTTCAAAAAGTTATATGAAAAGTTACAAGTATCTGAGTTCTATAATTTTACTTAAAGTTTCACTTGGCTGTAATACAAATACATTTGAAATGTGGTAAGTTTTGGAGCAAATAATGTAACTTGTTACAGAAAAATGGTAACAACAAGAAGATGAGTAATACATTTTCTTTGTTATGATTATGGGCTGCTTGCAGGGGCGATCTTAAGTGGGGACATGGGGGCGCCGCCCCCAGTCGATTTTGAAATTTTAGTGGaaaatttttggatttttcgactatGCCTCGGATGGATTTTTTTTTTCCCCAAAACatatatattttgccccaaaaccttcaaattttcctcAAAAATCTACAAATTTTGCCTAAATACCTCCATCTTTTGCCCCAAAAAGTTtctacggttttaaaaaaaaattcaccccAGTGAAAAAAAATCTTGGTTCCGCCACTGGCTACTTGTATTGACACAACAGCTGAAAAAATGTTACTGTAGTTTacaatttatcatcatcatcatcatctaagttGTAATGAAAGGCTGTGAAACTTCTTATTTATGAGAAACAAAAGAAACATTTATGTAGGATTAGGTCGTGAGTTTCAAGTGGGCTGTGAGTTGGGTCGAAAGTTGGGCCTGCAACTGCAGGATTATTTTGAAGATTACTCTTGGGCCGTTATCTTAAAGAACAAGAAAGAATTTGGTTAGCCGTGTTTGTTAAAGGCATCCAAATCTTATCCTAATTCAGTTTCCTATTTTCTAGCTTTGTCTTTGGTATTTATATTACGTATTTTGTTTAGAAAAAAAACTCAGCTTTGTTTTGATTATTATCGTGGAATAAAATAAACCCATTAGAGGTTTTGTGTGAAATCTTGATTTCGTGTTTCATTCTTCTTGTTTGGCCACAATGTGGACATTATTTGGTATCCAGAGCACAGGTTTTCTGGCCAAACGATGTATCACAATGCTGACATAAGGAATTACGCTCGCAGAACCGCCGAAAGaggttgatagtgctctaaatgaacatatatttagtatcaatatcctttcaatatgtaaaacttttagttgcaattgttctatttttatgtaatattcgtttaaataaataagtgcgaagacaaaagaagaaaacgacgatttgaagacgcaaatgaccaaaaagctcaaatgtacaagatataattcaaatgattcaatttattgatgagaaacgtccaaaaatgacaagagtacaagtcgcgaaacgcaaagtacaagatatctacacgtacgaaaggacgttcgaaaatacgaAACCTaggcataaaccgagcatcaacgcacgaggcaacggagctaaaattacaagtctactatgcacatgaatataatataatatatatatatataattatataaaattatatatattatattatattattaaataaaacgtcggcaaactagaaaacaaactgatgggagcatgccagactggccatgcgaacgcatgggaataacactgagaagccatgcgatcgcatggccctcaggatcaggtcaggtctataaaagccagcgaattctgctcgaatgatacacactcttttcattccttcttctgtaaacataaatatatttatattataattttaatataagttaattttaataataaagttatggtttagttgggttattgtaagaaatgttttacgggttttaagtcgaaactatgtccgggtaacgctacgcgataaataatcactgtaagctatgttcttcctttttaaattaatgtctcgtaactaagttattattatgcttatttgagccgaattaattgtgatgttgggccaaatattaagatggggttattggattttgtaccataattcgggtttggacaaaagaccgacacttgtggacattggaccatgactattaatagatggggggtattgtctaattgagcgacaactcattggaatctatcgaacctatcttcaaattaattaacttaataattattaaatgattatgaatgtcctatttagtgacgtttatgcgacatctttacaatcatttaattaattattcgggttgggtaattgattattcaaactggccaagtggataaattaatattcatatctcattaaaacagaggtggattacatacaaggataattggtgtaattgttaacaaagtattaaaaccttggattacacgcagtcgataacctggtgtaattattaacaaagtattaaaaccttgttacagttcgaatccctaattagttggaatatttgacttcggaaataaggttaatttgacgagtattttataattatgaccgatggactattatggacaaaaaccaaataggtatcaaataatccaggacaaaggacaattataccatggtaataaattaaaatcaaaacgtcaaacatcatgattacggaagtttaaataagcataatacttttatttcatatttcatcgtacctttatttactgtcattttaattactgcaatttactttatcgcaatttaaattctgtcatttatattatcgttatttatctttacgcttaaa is from Rutidosis leptorrhynchoides isolate AG116_Rl617_1_P2 chromosome 10, CSIRO_AGI_Rlap_v1, whole genome shotgun sequence and encodes:
- the LOC139873161 gene encoding pentatricopeptide repeat-containing protein At5g59600; translation: MHCFHSSQSASDVYANIIQTHARNQSLQSGKRLHAHLIINGLARSTYIASKLIAFYTQCRQIPDARKLFDEIPKRTARRWIVLVGAYARHGFHHETMAVFCEMLRQRLEPNKFVLPSVLKACGHLLDRKMGEVLHGVVLKQEFECDVFVCSALIDMYSRCGRIGNARRVFDSMVEVDLVAMNTMVAGYVQHGYMNAALVLVEKTRSMGIYPNLVTWNTLIAAYSQANDDSTVCKLFKLMQDDGVVPDVVSWTSVISGFVRNFRFREASDRFKKMLATGIKPTSATISTLMSACAMETDSARGKQIHGYTLVIGVEKDVFVRSSLIDMYAKCGFINEASTLFNNTPERNTITWNSMIFGFANNGYFSEAIKLFNQMVDEKIDLDHLTFTAVLTACSQSGMLNLGKHIFNVVMQEDYKIEPRLEHYACMVHLLGQEGKLVEAHEMINEMHIEPDVYVWGALLGGCKLHGNVGLAEVAAKHVAELEPESAGSSLLLSGLYADTGSWGCAAKVKRAMKKKKLKKLPGSSWIRTT
- the LOC139872689 gene encoding uncharacterized protein isoform X1, with protein sequence MNMNVSLSPNLKPLNLNSSYIPSFIQNQPSFSIPICRFGLYSNHLNSSSINFQPFFTPSYRYLIRIKRRNYNITIVRASGSKESPYEVLGVSSSATPAEIKRAYRKLALKYHPDVNKEANAQEKFLRIKHAYNTVMNSDSRKKYDSGNRTYEASNYKRTEDEEFYGFGNFMRDVQISLGRQILHEHGKRDFLKDLQEEFKNWEAATPSQTKPKSLWEELSEIGEEFVEFLEKELNITDTEDETTRRYKEPTTSSNGRPANGAKSEGNKGSSIEDNIDEIEAALAQLKKELGL
- the LOC139872689 gene encoding uncharacterized protein isoform X2 codes for the protein MNMNVSLSPNLKPLNLNSSYIPSFIQNQPSFSIPICRFGLYSNHLNSSSINFQPFFTPSYRYLIRIKRRNYNITIVRASGSKESPYEVLGVSSSATPAEIKRAYRKLALKYHPDVNKEANAQEKFLRIKHAYNTVMNSDSRKKYDSGNRTYEASNYKRTEDEEFYGFGDFLKDLQEEFKNWEAATPSQTKPKSLWEELSEIGEEFVEFLEKELNITDTEDETTRRYKEPTTSSNGRPANGAKSEGNKGSSIEDNIDEIEAALAQLKKELGL